The DNA segment ATTTTATCCATCAGCTGTTCCCGTTCCATCTGTTGTGGATCCACAGCAGCGGATCTTTTTCCCTGGGTAAGCGGGCTGTCTGTTGCAGGACACGTAACAAAAAATGGCTTATTCAAGTCAGGAAATACTGTTCCATTCGTCAAAGCCGTATTCTCATCAAACAACTGTCCCCACTTCTGACAGGGGACCGATGCAATTGCAAGTGACTCATTTGTAAATGATTCATTTGGCTCCATAATCATATCCACCTTTCTTTTAAAATATCAAAAAATTTTGACACGAATAGTATTTGTATTAATGGACATATTACTAAGGCAAAATTTTTTAAATAACCCAAAGAATAGAAAATAATAATCAATTCATCACCGCAAACACTTCCTTTTATCTCTTATTTTTCCATCATGCAATAGTCGACAGGTATATAAACGAAGCTTGTTTAAAAATCTCTTGTCGGAAACTGCCCTTAATCTGTCCCCAATCTTAAAGAAAACTGCTTAAAGAAATTCTTGTCGGAATGATTGATTTTATAAATGAACTATGTTAATATATAAGAGTTGCAAAACACTGCTTTAGCAGTGGGCTGCTATCTCCTAAGGTTACGTAAAATATAACCCTTAGGAAAAAGGAAAATGGTTACAAGTAAAAATTTTTAATAGATGTCTCTGTAGCTCAGTGGATAGAGCATTCGCCTCCTAAGCGAAGGGTCGGACGTTCAAATCGTCTCAGGGACGCCAAAAATTCCGCCGAAAACGTTGATTTTACAAGGTTTTCGGCGTTTCTTATTTTCTGAGAGAAATTGAACTTGGAGCAAACGGCGATTAGCAGGAGCGATTCTTGCTAATCAGATTGAGTAAAATGGAATCGAACTCTTGATTTTCTTCAGTGAGTGTTTATGGTTTAGATTTTAGGCGAGATTGCAGTATAATTAATAGAAGATGAATCGAAAAACTTAAATTTGAAGGATGGTTATTATGTGTAAATATAAAATTGTGCGGCTGGTTGATACGCCCGAAAGCAAGAATGAGATGGCTAATTGGTTTCATGAAAAATGGGGCGTTCCACTTGAAGCATATACGGAAAGTATGGAAGAATGCTTGAAGAAGAAAAACGGTGTCCCACAGTGGTATGTTGCTATCTCTGACGGAGAGATTATCGGTGGTCTGGGTGTCATAGAAAATGACTTTCATGACAGAAAGGACT comes from the Blautia liquoris genome and includes:
- a CDS encoding GNAT family N-acetyltransferase; this translates as MCKYKIVRLVDTPESKNEMANWFHEKWGVPLEAYTESMEECLKKKNGVPQWYVAISDGEIIGGLGVIENDFHDRKDLSPNVCAVYVEEEYRCNGIAGELLYYVCEDMKANGIDKLYLVTDHTTFYERYGWKFLCMVQGDGEPDMTRMYIYE
- a CDS encoding spore coat protein CotJB, with amino-acid sequence MEPNESFTNESLAIASVPCQKWGQLFDENTALTNGTVFPDLNKPFFVTCPATDSPLTQGKRSAAVDPQQMEREQLMDKINKVSFFVNDLTLYLDTHCEDRDALHVLTDKVRERAELMHEFAEKFYPLTCDCIAKCSRAGQENLWALGPAPWEGACV